The Pantoea trifolii nucleotide sequence AGCCGTAGCGACAGCGAAGTGAAACGGTCGCTGGGTTTCGGCAGCGTCGGTTACATCGTTATCTCTACGCTGCTGGCGCTGGCGGGCGGCTTGTGGAGCCAGATGGGCCTGCCGATGCTGGTGCTGTTTATCCTCTACGCCGCCTTTGCTGCTTTCGTGCATGAACTGATTGTTGGTATCGCCGCGATGCACTCCGGTTGGTTCCCGGCCTTTGCGGTGGCACTGATCACCCTGATTCTCGGCATTCTGCTCGGCTTCCCGCCGCTGGCGTTGTGCCTGCTGTGCGGCTTTACCGCCGCCACCGGTCCGGCGTTTGCCGATATGGGTTATGACCTGAAAGCGGGTTTTATCCTGCGCGGCAACGGTGCTGATGTGCAGCAAGAGCTGTGGGGTCGCCGCATTCAGCTGATCGCCGCGATGATCGCCTTTGTGATCTGTATTCCCGTGGTGTGGTACGCGCATACGATTTTCTTTGCCGAGAATCTGTTGCCGCCGGTGGCGCGCGTCTATGCCAAAACCATTCAGGCCGGCGCCGAGCCGGGTATCGCTGGAAATCTGCTGATGTGGGCGATTCCGGGCGCCATCATTCAGTTGATCGGCGGACCGAAGCGTCAGCTTGGCGTGCTGCTGGCGACCGGTTTATTGATCAACAACGCCGCTGCGGGTTGGGCGGTGATGGTGGGTATCGCGCTGCGTATCATCATCCTGCGCGTGTGGGGCGAGCGTGGACGTTCACCGATGGAGGTGATGGCCGCTGGATTTATCGCGGGCGACGCGCTCTACAGCTTCTTCCATTCACTTTTTGCCAGCGGCACTAAAAAATAATCCAGGGAATTTATTATGAGTTTACAGCAGACACTGCAGGTCTTTGAGTTACTCGATAGCGCCTACATTGATGGCCAACAGGTGGTTGATCTGTTCGCGGGCTATCCGGGCGTCACCGCCAGCACGAAACGCGTCAGCGGGCCCAAAGGGCGGACCGATTTCGTCCGCATCGACATACCCGGCGCGCAGGGCAAAAGCAACGGCGGCAACGCACCAACGCTGGGCATCATTGGGCGTCTCGGCGGTATCGGTGCGCGTCCAACGCGTATTGGGATGGTGTCAGACGCCGATGGCGCAGTCGCGGCGGTGAGCAGTGCGCTGAAGCTGGCGCAGATGCAAACCAAAGGCGACGTGCTGGCCGGTGATGTGATCATCACGACCCACATCTGCCCGGATGCGCCAACCCGTCCGCACGAACCGGTCGATTTCATGGATTCGCCGTGCGACGACATCACCATGAATGACAACGAAGTGATTCCGGGCGTCGATGCGATTCTGTCGATCGATACCACCAAAGGTAACCGCATTCTCAATCACAAAGGCTACGCGATGTCGCCGACGGTGAAAGAGGGTTACATCCTGCGCGTGTCAGAAGATCTGCTGCGCATCATGGAGATGACCAGCGGCAAACCGGCGGTCACCTTCCCGATCACCACGCAGGACATCACGCCATACGGCAACGGGGTTTATCACCTCAACAGTATTTTGCAGCCTTCCACCGCGACGGATGTGCCGGTGGTCGGCGTGGCGATCTGCGCCGAATCGGTGGTGCCGGGCTGCGGCACCGGCGCGAGCCACGAAGTGGATATCGCCTTAGCGGTGAAGTTTGCGGTGGAAGTGGCGAAAGAGTTCGGGCGTGAAACCTGTCACTTCTACGACGCGCAAGAGTACGCTCTGCTGCTCTCTTTGTATGGTAGTCTCAGCCATCTGCGCAACCGGAAAGCCTGATGATGACTATCTCCCTGGTCACACTGACGATTGGTCAATCACCGCGCAGCGACATTTTGCCGTTGCTGCTGGAACATCTGCCTGCCGATCAGGTG carries:
- a CDS encoding OPT/YSL family transporter, whose product is MRQNNPIKSVGVALMLVLLSVAGAIIGVQLITTIGVTPNTSIIGALFAMLLARIPLQWFRRYRSIEVQNLAQTAISSATFGAANSLLMPIAVPWALGEPQLVLPLFVGVSAAMLLDAYLLYRLFDTRVFPASNAWPPGVAAAEAIKAGDKGGRQAWLLVVGIVGGIVGSMLKIPMSAFGTAFIGNIWALSMLGIGFLLRAYAQPVAGIDINALYIPHGVMVGAGLVALIQVVQVIRSRRNDQVNVSRSDSEVKRSLGFGSVGYIVISTLLALAGGLWSQMGLPMLVLFILYAAFAAFVHELIVGIAAMHSGWFPAFAVALITLILGILLGFPPLALCLLCGFTAATGPAFADMGYDLKAGFILRGNGADVQQELWGRRIQLIAAMIAFVICIPVVWYAHTIFFAENLLPPVARVYAKTIQAGAEPGIAGNLLMWAIPGAIIQLIGGPKRQLGVLLATGLLINNAAAGWAVMVGIALRIIILRVWGERGRSPMEVMAAGFIAGDALYSFFHSLFASGTKK
- a CDS encoding DUF1177 domain-containing protein — translated: MSLQQTLQVFELLDSAYIDGQQVVDLFAGYPGVTASTKRVSGPKGRTDFVRIDIPGAQGKSNGGNAPTLGIIGRLGGIGARPTRIGMVSDADGAVAAVSSALKLAQMQTKGDVLAGDVIITTHICPDAPTRPHEPVDFMDSPCDDITMNDNEVIPGVDAILSIDTTKGNRILNHKGYAMSPTVKEGYILRVSEDLLRIMEMTSGKPAVTFPITTQDITPYGNGVYHLNSILQPSTATDVPVVGVAICAESVVPGCGTGASHEVDIALAVKFAVEVAKEFGRETCHFYDAQEYALLLSLYGSLSHLRNRKA